The Collimonas sp. PA-H2 genome contains a region encoding:
- a CDS encoding DUF3300 domain-containing protein has product MTNNKKPVSLMLGASVCVALLSLAGCDKKTDASAPAAAPVAPQAQAAPAYVPPTAAQLYQLVGPIALFPDKLVAQVLAASSYPEQVTAADNWLGQNKNLKGTQLQDAANQQPWDVSVKGLTQFPSVLDQMAHNIPWTSALGDAYVNDPTDVMNAIQVMRQRAAASGNLNNSKQQRIARAPRVQVAPPGGYAPPPDEPPIYEGPEVIPPPPETIVIEPAEPDVVYVPAYNPGVVYGEPLPVYPGYYYEPPPAYYPPGEIVTAGVLTFGVGIAVGALIEHQHWGWNSWGVHWGGDGGGGNWRGDGDRDRGGWHRPAVVYNNNTYVSRSTTIINRVTNNYNNSTVINNNTRNNFGPGQANNQGFPNGSPAGQPGGVANFSAARPNVMQPNVARPDAARPNFAPQGNPQQARPAPNTAPFAAAPRPNHGQPDFSHMTQPNFGKIPPGAGPSAAASANQLAKPGFVHPAPNQVQPGAVPQHPGFGQPPVQNGRPVPNQLQQNALNHPPVMPKNPQGEKPPVNLNQHPFGGNPQRPNFNRPAEMAKPQPQPVPVPQNAQNRPPQQFENRPNGGQIHQEMNRPAPAPAPAFNRPEPRPQPQPMARPQPPQLQQPQQPQQMARPEPRPQPQPQPMARPEPRPQPQPQPQMQAPHPAPPPQNHEAHHDGGNLHPDKRADDHK; this is encoded by the coding sequence ATGACTAACAATAAAAAGCCGGTGTCGTTAATGCTCGGCGCTTCTGTCTGCGTGGCGCTGCTGTCGCTCGCCGGTTGCGATAAAAAAACCGATGCCAGCGCACCCGCCGCCGCGCCGGTCGCACCGCAGGCGCAAGCCGCGCCGGCCTATGTGCCGCCAACCGCCGCTCAGTTGTACCAGCTGGTGGGGCCGATCGCCCTGTTCCCGGACAAGCTGGTGGCGCAAGTGCTGGCCGCATCCAGCTATCCTGAGCAAGTCACTGCCGCCGACAACTGGCTGGGGCAAAACAAAAATCTGAAAGGCACGCAGCTGCAGGACGCCGCCAATCAGCAGCCATGGGATGTCAGCGTCAAGGGCTTGACGCAGTTTCCTAGCGTGCTAGACCAGATGGCGCACAATATTCCCTGGACTTCGGCGCTCGGCGACGCTTATGTCAACGACCCGACCGACGTCATGAACGCGATTCAGGTAATGCGCCAGCGCGCCGCCGCCAGCGGCAACCTGAACAACAGCAAGCAGCAGCGGATCGCCAGGGCGCCGCGGGTGCAGGTAGCGCCGCCTGGCGGCTATGCGCCGCCGCCCGACGAACCGCCTATCTATGAAGGACCGGAAGTGATTCCGCCGCCGCCGGAAACCATCGTGATCGAGCCGGCGGAGCCGGACGTGGTTTACGTGCCGGCCTACAATCCCGGCGTGGTCTACGGCGAGCCGCTGCCGGTTTATCCGGGTTACTACTATGAACCGCCGCCAGCCTATTATCCGCCCGGCGAAATCGTTACTGCTGGTGTGCTGACCTTCGGCGTGGGGATTGCCGTCGGCGCCCTGATCGAACATCAGCATTGGGGCTGGAATTCCTGGGGCGTGCACTGGGGCGGCGATGGCGGTGGCGGCAACTGGCGCGGCGATGGCGATCGCGATCGCGGCGGCTGGCACCGGCCGGCGGTGGTGTACAACAACAATACCTATGTGTCGCGTTCCACCACCATCATCAACCGCGTGACCAACAACTACAACAACAGCACTGTTATCAACAACAATACCCGGAATAATTTCGGCCCGGGCCAGGCGAACAATCAGGGTTTCCCCAATGGAAGTCCGGCTGGCCAGCCGGGCGGCGTTGCCAATTTCAGTGCGGCGCGGCCTAACGTGATGCAGCCTAACGTGGCTCGACCTGACGCGGCGCGGCCGAATTTCGCACCCCAGGGCAATCCGCAGCAAGCACGTCCTGCCCCGAATACCGCGCCGTTCGCCGCGGCGCCAAGGCCGAACCATGGACAGCCGGATTTCAGCCACATGACGCAGCCGAATTTCGGCAAGATCCCGCCAGGAGCCGGACCGTCGGCTGCCGCCAGCGCCAACCAGCTGGCAAAGCCTGGATTCGTACATCCGGCGCCGAATCAGGTTCAGCCTGGCGCAGTGCCGCAGCATCCCGGCTTTGGCCAGCCGCCGGTACAGAACGGGCGGCCGGTGCCTAACCAGCTGCAGCAAAATGCCTTGAACCACCCGCCGGTCATGCCGAAAAATCCTCAGGGCGAAAAGCCGCCGGTGAATCTGAACCAGCATCCTTTCGGCGGCAATCCGCAGCGGCCGAATTTCAACCGGCCGGCCGAAATGGCCAAGCCCCAGCCCCAGCCTGTGCCTGTACCGCAAAACGCGCAAAACCGCCCGCCTCAGCAGTTCGAGAACCGGCCTAACGGCGGCCAGATACATCAGGAAATGAACCGCCCTGCGCCTGCTCCGGCACCGGCGTTCAACCGTCCGGAACCGCGTCCGCAGCCACAACCGATGGCAAGGCCACAGCCACCGCAACTGCAGCAACCGCAGCAACCGCAGCAGATGGCGCGGCCGGAACCGCGTCCTCAGCCACAGCCACAGCCAATGGCAAGACCGGAACCGCGGCCACAACCACAACCACAGCCACAAATGCAAGCGCCACATCCGGCGCCACCGCCGCAAAACCACGAGGCGCATCATGACGGCGGCAATCTGCATCCCGACAAGCGCGCGGACGACCATAAATAA
- the putA gene encoding trifunctional transcriptional regulator/proline dehydrogenase/L-glutamate gamma-semialdehyde dehydrogenase: MPPLQPSSQPSSTTPSTLPSSAFAAFHAEMMADAKPLRAAITAAYRRDETLAVQWLLSQVQTSASSYAASQALARKLVQAVREKRTRASGVDALMHEFSLSSEEGVALMCLAEALLRIPDHQTADRLIADKISKGDWRSHLGESPSLFVNAATWGLLITGKLVSTSSESGLGSALTKLIGRGGEPLIRKGVDVAMRMLGNQFVTGQTIAEALSNSRDNEKRGYRYSYDMLGEAALTEEDAAAYYRSYEDAIHAIGKASAGRGIKQGPGISVKLSALHPRYSRAQRQRTMQELLPRLKQLLVLAKQYNIGLNIDAEEADRLELSLDLMEALAFDPDLAGFDGIGFVVQGYQKRCPFVIDYLADLARRSGRKFMVRLVKGAYWDSEIKRAQVDGLPGFPVYTRKVYTDVSYLTCAQKLLAATDVIYPQFATHNAHTLATIYSWAKEKNVTDYEFQCLHGMGETLYDQVVGKDMLDKPCRIYAPVGSHQTLLAYLVRRLLENGANSSFVNQIVDENVSIDSLIADPLQAAQQLGGEPHPQIALPPAMFGAERKNSTGLDLSNEEVLRQIDSAFKIFGQQQWHATPLLGELQAYSQAARPVLNPADHRDVVGSVIEASVADVDKALHAASVYAMDWQTLPPAERADKLDRSAALFEENQMELIALAIREAGKSLPNAIAEVREAVDFLRYYAAQIRHTQNALALGPVVCISPWNFPLAIFVGEVSAALAAGNVVLAKPAEQTPLIAARAVQLMHEAGVPHAALQFLPGQGDTVGATLTADPRVKGVIFTGSTEVAQIINRTLAKRSLEESVDLPLIAETGGQNALIMDSSALPEQVVQDVLNSAFDSAGQRCSALRVLCLQNDIADRTLHMLKGAMQELRVGSPDRLVTDIGPVIDADAQGQLLAHIERMRGTAKDLFQLPLPPEQSNGTFVAPTLIEIGSMSELKREVFGPVLHVLRYARNELPQLIEAINGSGYGLTLGIHSRIDETIDYIVGHAHVGNIYVNRNIVGAVVGVQPFGGEGKSGTGPKAGGPLYLKRLQRNPVVSLGAHTIHAPNADAAIDTPVLQALLGWAKTHGHQRIAALGEEYMHASWLGTSLVLPGPTGERNSLSFAPRGAILCSADNVGAMLNQLAAVFATGNSPVVEAGAAAMIPEGLPKAVHAAIRVIDKLDADSNSARLQLALVDGAGSSRLRPLLTALSEKSGALVPLLETSEYASIPLWRLLAERAVCVNTTAAGGNASLMTLQA; the protein is encoded by the coding sequence ATGCCGCCGCTACAGCCGTCATCCCAGCCGTCCAGCACTACCCCTTCCACCCTTCCCAGCAGCGCCTTCGCCGCCTTCCACGCCGAGATGATGGCCGACGCCAAGCCGCTGCGCGCCGCCATTACCGCCGCCTATCGCCGCGATGAAACGCTGGCCGTGCAATGGCTGCTGTCTCAGGTGCAAACCAGCGCCAGTTCATATGCCGCCAGCCAGGCGCTGGCGCGCAAGCTGGTGCAAGCCGTGCGCGAAAAGCGCACGCGCGCCTCCGGCGTCGACGCCTTGATGCATGAATTTTCGCTGTCCTCGGAAGAGGGCGTGGCCCTGATGTGCCTGGCGGAAGCGCTGTTGCGCATTCCCGATCACCAGACCGCCGACCGCCTGATCGCCGACAAGATCAGCAAGGGTGACTGGCGCAGCCATCTGGGCGAATCGCCGTCGCTGTTCGTCAATGCCGCCACCTGGGGCTTGCTGATCACTGGCAAGCTGGTCAGCACCAGCAGCGAAAGCGGCCTCGGCTCGGCGCTGACCAAACTGATCGGGCGCGGCGGCGAGCCGCTGATCCGCAAGGGCGTGGATGTCGCCATGCGCATGCTGGGCAACCAGTTCGTCACCGGCCAGACCATCGCCGAAGCACTCAGCAACAGCCGCGACAATGAAAAGCGCGGCTACCGCTACTCCTACGACATGCTGGGTGAAGCGGCGCTCACCGAGGAAGACGCGGCGGCCTACTACCGTTCGTATGAAGATGCGATCCACGCCATCGGCAAGGCCTCGGCCGGACGCGGCATCAAGCAGGGCCCTGGCATTTCGGTGAAATTGTCGGCGCTGCATCCGCGCTATTCGCGCGCCCAGCGCCAGCGCACCATGCAGGAACTGCTGCCGCGCCTGAAGCAGTTGCTGGTGCTGGCCAAGCAATACAACATCGGCCTCAACATCGATGCGGAAGAAGCGGATCGCCTGGAACTGTCGCTGGACCTGATGGAAGCGCTCGCCTTCGATCCTGACCTGGCCGGCTTCGACGGCATCGGTTTCGTGGTGCAGGGCTATCAGAAGCGCTGTCCCTTCGTGATCGACTACCTGGCCGACCTGGCGCGCCGCAGCGGCCGCAAATTCATGGTGCGGCTGGTCAAGGGCGCCTACTGGGACTCCGAAATCAAGCGCGCCCAGGTCGACGGCTTGCCGGGCTTCCCGGTGTACACCCGCAAGGTTTATACGGATGTGTCCTACCTGACCTGCGCCCAAAAACTGCTGGCGGCGACCGACGTCATCTATCCGCAGTTTGCCACGCATAACGCGCATACCCTGGCCACTATTTATAGCTGGGCGAAGGAAAAGAACGTCACCGATTACGAATTCCAGTGCCTGCACGGCATGGGCGAAACGCTGTACGACCAGGTGGTCGGCAAAGACATGCTGGACAAGCCTTGCCGCATCTACGCACCGGTCGGTTCGCACCAGACCTTGCTGGCTTACCTGGTGCGGCGCTTGCTGGAAAACGGCGCCAACTCGTCCTTCGTCAACCAGATCGTCGATGAGAACGTCTCCATCGATTCGCTCATTGCCGATCCGCTGCAGGCCGCCCAGCAGCTGGGCGGCGAGCCGCATCCGCAGATTGCCCTGCCGCCGGCCATGTTCGGCGCCGAACGCAAGAATTCGACCGGCCTCGATCTTAGCAATGAAGAAGTGCTGCGCCAGATCGACAGCGCCTTCAAGATTTTCGGCCAGCAGCAATGGCATGCGACGCCGCTGCTGGGCGAGCTGCAAGCCTATAGCCAGGCCGCGCGTCCGGTGCTGAATCCGGCCGACCATCGCGATGTGGTCGGCAGCGTGATCGAAGCCAGCGTCGCCGATGTCGACAAAGCCCTGCATGCAGCCAGCGTCTACGCCATGGATTGGCAAACCCTGCCGCCGGCGGAACGCGCCGACAAACTGGACCGCTCAGCCGCACTGTTTGAAGAAAACCAGATGGAATTGATCGCGCTGGCAATCCGCGAGGCCGGCAAATCGCTGCCGAACGCCATTGCAGAAGTGCGCGAAGCAGTCGATTTCCTGCGCTACTACGCGGCGCAAATCCGCCACACCCAGAACGCGCTGGCGCTCGGCCCGGTGGTGTGCATCAGCCCGTGGAATTTCCCGCTGGCGATTTTTGTCGGCGAAGTCAGCGCCGCGCTGGCAGCCGGCAATGTGGTGCTGGCCAAGCCAGCGGAACAGACGCCGCTGATCGCCGCGCGCGCAGTGCAATTGATGCATGAAGCCGGCGTGCCGCACGCGGCCTTGCAATTCCTGCCGGGGCAGGGCGATACCGTCGGCGCCACGCTGACCGCCGACCCGCGTGTCAAGGGCGTGATTTTCACCGGTTCGACCGAGGTCGCGCAGATCATCAACCGCACGCTGGCGAAACGCTCGCTGGAAGAATCGGTCGATCTGCCGCTAATCGCCGAAACCGGTGGCCAGAACGCCTTGATCATGGACTCCAGCGCCCTGCCGGAGCAGGTGGTGCAAGACGTGCTGAACTCGGCATTCGACAGCGCTGGCCAGCGCTGCTCGGCTTTGCGCGTGCTGTGCCTGCAAAACGATATCGCCGACCGCACCTTGCATATGCTGAAGGGCGCCATGCAGGAGTTGCGGGTCGGCAGTCCGGACCGGCTGGTGACCGACATCGGCCCGGTGATCGATGCCGATGCCCAGGGTCAGTTGCTGGCGCATATAGAAAGAATGCGCGGCACAGCCAAGGACTTGTTCCAGTTGCCGCTGCCGCCGGAACAAAGCAACGGTACTTTCGTGGCGCCGACCCTGATCGAAATCGGCTCCATGTCGGAACTGAAACGCGAAGTGTTCGGACCGGTATTGCACGTGCTGCGCTACGCCCGCAATGAGCTGCCGCAACTGATCGAAGCGATCAACGGCAGCGGCTACGGCCTGACGCTGGGGATCCATTCGCGCATCGACGAAACCATCGACTACATCGTCGGCCATGCGCATGTCGGCAATATCTATGTGAACCGCAATATCGTCGGCGCCGTGGTCGGCGTGCAGCCGTTTGGCGGCGAAGGGAAATCAGGCACCGGACCAAAAGCCGGCGGCCCCTTGTACCTGAAGCGGCTGCAACGCAATCCCGTGGTGTCGCTGGGTGCGCATACGATTCATGCGCCGAATGCCGACGCGGCGATCGATACGCCGGTGCTGCAAGCGCTGCTGGGCTGGGCCAAAACCCACGGCCATCAACGGATTGCCGCGCTGGGCGAGGAATACATGCACGCCAGCTGGCTCGGCACCTCGCTGGTGCTGCCGGGGCCGACCGGCGAACGCAACAGCTTGTCGTTTGCACCGCGCGGCGCCATCCTGTGCAGCGCGGATAATGTCGGCGCCATGCTGAACCAGCTGGCGGCGGTATTCGCCACCGGCAACTCCCCGGTGGTGGAAGCGGGCGCGGCAGCAATGATTCCGGAAGGCTTGCCAAAGGCGGTGCACGCAGCCATCCGGGTGATCGACAAGCTCGATGCCGACAGCAATAGCGCGCGCCTGCAGCTGGCGCTGGTAGATGGCGCCGGCTCCTCGCGCCTGCGTCCCTTGCTGACTGCGTTGAGCGAGAAATCCGGCGCGCTGGTGCCGCTGCTGGAAACCTCCGAATATGCCTCGATTCCGCTGTGGCGCCTGCTGGCTGAGCGCGCGGTGTGCGTCAATACCACTGCCGCGGGGGGCAATGCCAGCCTGATGACCTTGCAGGCTTGA
- the gntK gene encoding gluconokinase — MQQPEYMLGVDIGTTSTKAVLFTTQGQIVAQHAVEYPLLCTTPGMAEQDPLQIYEAVLSAIRNAVGASRVDPGQIALVSFSAAMHSVIAVDQDGKLLSNSITWADNRAGAWANRIRDELDGHAIYLRTGTPIHPMSPLCKIMWLRHEQPELFARTARFVGMKEYVLYRLFGAWLVDHSIASATGMFNLQQLDWDQGALSMLGISPAQLSTLVPTTHHLSGLAPAVAQQLGLAPATPFVIGANDGVLSNLGVNAIGPGQVAVTIGTSGAMRTVIDQPKTDPAGRTFCYALTAKHWVVGGPTNNGGSIFRWVRDELATAESAAATQAGTDAYEALTKIAEAVPAGAEGLLFHPYLAGERAPLWNADARGSYIGLAMHHGKEHMIRAALEGVIFSLYSILPAVEDLIGPTTHMMATGGFARSALWRQMMADIFEREVVVPESVESSCLGAAVLGLYALGKIDTLDAIGGMVGATHRHLPKPENVALYRRLWPIYAAIPKLLEQQYRQLSQFQRETAISDPG; from the coding sequence ATGCAGCAGCCAGAATACATGCTCGGCGTAGATATCGGCACCACCAGTACCAAGGCGGTGCTGTTCACCACCCAGGGGCAGATCGTGGCGCAGCACGCGGTGGAATATCCACTACTGTGCACTACGCCGGGCATGGCTGAGCAGGATCCCTTGCAGATCTATGAAGCGGTGCTGAGCGCGATCCGCAACGCTGTCGGCGCCAGCCGCGTCGATCCCGGCCAGATCGCGCTGGTCTCCTTCAGCGCCGCCATGCACAGCGTGATTGCAGTGGACCAGGACGGCAAGCTGCTCAGCAACAGCATCACCTGGGCCGATAACCGCGCCGGCGCCTGGGCCAACCGCATCCGCGATGAGCTGGACGGCCACGCGATCTATCTGCGCACCGGCACGCCTATCCATCCGATGTCGCCGCTGTGCAAGATCATGTGGCTGCGGCACGAGCAGCCGGAATTGTTTGCGCGCACTGCGCGTTTCGTCGGCATGAAGGAATACGTGCTGTACCGTCTGTTTGGCGCATGGCTGGTCGACCATTCGATCGCCTCCGCCACCGGCATGTTCAACCTGCAGCAGCTGGACTGGGACCAAGGCGCGCTGAGCATGCTTGGCATCAGCCCGGCGCAACTGTCGACCCTGGTGCCGACTACCCACCACCTGAGCGGCCTGGCGCCCGCCGTGGCGCAGCAGCTGGGGCTGGCGCCGGCGACGCCGTTCGTGATCGGCGCCAACGATGGCGTCTTGTCAAATCTTGGCGTCAACGCCATCGGCCCCGGCCAAGTGGCGGTCACCATCGGCACCTCGGGCGCGATGCGGACCGTGATCGACCAGCCGAAGACGGATCCGGCCGGCCGCACCTTTTGCTACGCGCTGACGGCAAAGCACTGGGTGGTGGGCGGCCCCACCAATAACGGCGGCAGTATTTTCCGCTGGGTGCGCGATGAGCTGGCCACTGCCGAGTCGGCCGCCGCCACGCAGGCCGGAACCGATGCCTACGAGGCGCTCACCAAGATCGCCGAGGCGGTGCCGGCCGGCGCCGAAGGCTTGCTGTTCCATCCCTACCTGGCGGGCGAGCGGGCGCCGCTGTGGAATGCCGATGCGCGCGGCTCCTACATCGGGCTGGCGATGCACCATGGAAAAGAGCACATGATACGGGCGGCGCTGGAAGGCGTGATTTTCAGTCTGTACAGTATCCTGCCGGCAGTGGAAGACCTGATCGGACCGACCACCCACATGATGGCGACCGGCGGCTTTGCCCGTTCGGCCTTGTGGCGGCAAATGATGGCGGATATTTTCGAGCGTGAAGTGGTGGTGCCGGAAAGCGTCGAATCGTCTTGCCTCGGCGCGGCGGTGCTGGGTCTGTATGCGCTCGGGAAAATCGATACGCTGGACGCAATCGGCGGCATGGTGGGCGCTACCCATCGGCATTTGCCCAAGCCGGAGAACGTGGCGTTATACCGCCGCCTGTGGCCGATCTATGCCGCCATCCCGAAACTGCTGGAGCAGCAGTACCGGCAGCTGTCGCAATTCCAGCGCGAGACGGCAATAAGCGACCCCGGCTAG
- a CDS encoding Lrp/AsnC ligand binding domain-containing protein — translation MLDKISKKILAELQNDGRISNVDLSARVNLSPAACLERVRKLQEAGYILHYTAQLNPQLLDVALLVFIEVVLDRTTPEVFEAFSQSVQIIPEVLECHMVAGGFDYLVKARVKDMNAYREFLGKSLLQLKGVRETHTYAVMEEVKHTTKLPIR, via the coding sequence ATGCTTGACAAGATCAGTAAGAAAATCCTGGCCGAACTGCAAAACGATGGTCGCATCAGCAATGTCGACCTGTCGGCCCGCGTCAACTTGTCCCCCGCGGCCTGCCTGGAACGCGTGCGCAAACTGCAGGAAGCCGGCTATATCCTGCACTACACCGCCCAGCTCAATCCGCAGCTGCTGGACGTCGCTCTGCTGGTCTTCATCGAGGTTGTGCTGGACCGCACCACGCCGGAAGTGTTCGAAGCCTTCAGCCAGAGCGTGCAGATCATTCCCGAAGTGCTGGAGTGCCATATGGTGGCTGGCGGCTTCGATTACCTGGTCAAGGCGCGCGTCAAGGACATGAACGCCTACCGCGAATTCCTCGGCAAATCGCTGCTGCAGCTCAAGGGCGTGCGCGAGACGCACACCTATGCGGTGATGGAAGAGGTCAAGCACACCACCAAGCTGCCGATACGATGA
- a CDS encoding alkaline phosphatase family protein: MQIPKKIALTLMLPFLACATTFIHAEETDAKKQPAKHILLISVDGMHQADLDWFVTAYPQSTLARMVREGVNYTNARTPFPSDSFPGMVGQVTGGNPKTTGIYYDDAYSRGLLPAGTASCAGAKPGAEVYYAEVSAKDMNRLDSGQQIPGLYTDFTKISQLTGHAQDLLDPKTLPVDPKTCLPVYPHQYLQVNTIFEVAKQHHLRTAWSDKHAAYDILNGPSGKGIDDLFAPEINSSVTDPSAPAGPGDDWTKDNANTQKYDAFKVKAVVNWAKGFDHAGNNSLGIPAIFGMNFQAVSTAQKLNKSNYYIDPKDPSTVMTNGLGGYTLNGAVPGPVLQSALTFVDDQLKTMVGALDLSKTVVVLSAKHGQSPQNRTALTIINDGNMIDALNCAWENNSASCKDPAQTHLVAHAIDDDGILMWLTDRSTKATRFAKKFLLAYAGTGIGSDALGNSISKPFVQAGVTKIYAGEEAEDLFGTKRGDERVPDVVGIAQQGVVWAGGKLSKIAEHGGNAHQDRHVPIVVWGAGIAHQSNDDHVETTQIAPTILSLLALDPRELRAVQIERTKALPDLH, encoded by the coding sequence ATGCAAATCCCGAAAAAAATCGCCTTGACGCTGATGCTGCCTTTCCTCGCATGTGCAACGACGTTTATCCATGCCGAAGAGACGGATGCTAAAAAACAGCCGGCCAAGCATATTCTGCTTATTTCAGTCGATGGCATGCACCAAGCTGATCTTGACTGGTTCGTTACCGCGTATCCGCAATCCACCCTCGCGCGCATGGTGCGTGAAGGCGTTAACTACACCAACGCCAGAACCCCTTTTCCTTCGGATTCATTTCCCGGCATGGTCGGCCAGGTCACTGGCGGCAATCCAAAAACCACGGGTATTTATTACGATGACGCCTACAGTCGAGGGTTGCTGCCTGCGGGAACGGCCAGCTGTGCAGGAGCGAAACCGGGGGCGGAAGTTTACTATGCGGAAGTCAGTGCAAAAGACATGAACCGTTTGGACAGCGGCCAACAGATTCCCGGCTTGTATACCGACTTTACAAAAATATCTCAGCTGACCGGCCATGCGCAAGATTTGCTGGATCCAAAGACATTGCCGGTAGATCCAAAAACATGTTTGCCCGTGTATCCGCATCAGTATCTTCAAGTGAATACGATTTTTGAGGTAGCGAAGCAGCATCATTTGCGTACAGCGTGGTCGGACAAGCACGCAGCCTATGACATACTCAATGGCCCGTCCGGCAAGGGAATCGATGACTTGTTCGCACCTGAAATCAACAGTTCAGTCACCGATCCGTCGGCACCTGCAGGTCCCGGCGACGACTGGACCAAGGACAACGCCAATACCCAAAAATACGATGCCTTCAAAGTAAAGGCCGTCGTGAATTGGGCCAAGGGTTTCGATCACGCCGGCAATAACTCGCTGGGCATACCCGCTATTTTCGGGATGAATTTCCAGGCGGTCTCCACCGCACAGAAACTCAACAAGTCAAACTATTACATCGACCCGAAAGACCCCAGCACTGTCATGACCAACGGCCTGGGCGGCTACACCTTGAATGGCGCGGTGCCAGGACCAGTATTGCAAAGCGCATTGACTTTTGTGGACGACCAGCTCAAGACCATGGTCGGCGCGCTTGATCTCAGCAAAACGGTGGTGGTTCTCTCCGCTAAGCATGGCCAATCACCACAAAACCGTACGGCGCTGACGATAATCAATGATGGCAACATGATTGACGCATTGAACTGCGCTTGGGAAAACAATAGTGCAAGCTGCAAAGATCCCGCCCAAACCCATTTGGTGGCCCATGCAATTGACGACGACGGCATTCTGATGTGGCTCACCGACCGCTCGACTAAAGCAACTCGCTTTGCGAAGAAATTCCTGCTTGCTTATGCGGGGACCGGCATCGGCTCGGATGCTTTGGGCAACAGCATCTCCAAACCCTTTGTCCAAGCCGGCGTCACAAAAATCTATGCGGGTGAAGAGGCTGAAGATTTATTCGGCACCAAGCGTGGCGATGAACGCGTTCCCGATGTGGTCGGCATCGCCCAGCAAGGAGTCGTCTGGGCCGGCGGCAAGCTGTCCAAGATCGCCGAACACGGTGGCAACGCGCATCAGGATAGACATGTGCCTATCGTAGTATGGGGTGCTGGCATCGCACACCAATCGAATGACGATCATGTCGAGACTACACAGATTGCTCCGACAATCCTCTCATTGCTGGCACTCGATCCGAGGGAATTGCGGGCCGTACAGATTGAGCGTACCAAGGCTTTGCCGGATTTGCATTGA
- a CDS encoding LacI family DNA-binding transcriptional regulator → MNSPEIKQQRHSRASGRVTIVDVARLARVSPMTVSRALKTPALVQLEARERITAAIKQLGYVPNQAASTLASAKSQVIGVIVPSLSNSVFVETLTGIRDSLNQHGYKFLIGESGYSSDKESQLISTYLAHAPDGFLLSGIEQQDALCEQLAAHNVPAVRMFDINPQGGEIAVGFSHEEAGYSIARHLIERGYRHPGFLGAQLDPRMMKRRHGYRRALAEAGLATDIEVLTPAPSTVELGTRMLGQILQQTPQCDAVFCCNDDLALGVLFECQRRGLSVPGQMAIAGFNDLPWSAYANPGITTIVTPRYDIGFTAAQLLIKILRREAVEKTSVDLGFRLAIRAST, encoded by the coding sequence ATGAACAGCCCGGAAATCAAGCAACAACGCCATAGCCGCGCCAGCGGCAGAGTCACTATCGTAGACGTCGCGCGGCTGGCGCGCGTCAGTCCGATGACGGTATCACGGGCGCTGAAAACGCCAGCCCTGGTGCAGCTGGAAGCGCGCGAACGGATTACCGCAGCGATCAAGCAGCTCGGCTACGTACCGAACCAGGCGGCCAGCACGCTGGCCTCGGCCAAATCGCAGGTGATCGGCGTCATCGTGCCGTCGCTCAGCAACTCGGTATTCGTAGAGACCTTGACCGGGATCCGCGATAGCCTGAACCAGCACGGCTATAAATTCCTGATCGGCGAAAGCGGTTATTCCTCGGACAAGGAAAGCCAGCTGATCAGTACTTACCTGGCGCATGCGCCGGACGGCTTTTTGTTAAGCGGCATAGAGCAGCAGGATGCGCTGTGCGAACAGCTGGCGGCGCACAATGTGCCGGCGGTGCGGATGTTCGACATCAACCCGCAAGGCGGCGAGATCGCAGTCGGCTTTTCGCATGAAGAAGCGGGCTACAGCATCGCTCGCCACCTGATCGAACGCGGCTACCGCCATCCCGGCTTCCTCGGCGCCCAGCTCGATCCGCGCATGATGAAACGGCGCCACGGCTATCGCCGCGCGCTGGCCGAAGCCGGCCTGGCGACCGACATCGAAGTACTGACGCCGGCGCCGTCGACGGTGGAACTCGGCACCAGGATGCTCGGCCAGATCCTGCAGCAGACGCCGCAGTGCGATGCCGTATTCTGCTGCAATGACGACCTGGCGCTGGGCGTGCTGTTCGAATGCCAGCGCCGCGGCCTCTCGGTGCCCGGCCAGATGGCGATCGCCGGTTTCAACGATCTGCCATGGTCGGCCTACGCCAATCCCGGCATCACCACCATCGTCACGCCGCGCTACGACATCGGCTTTACCGCGGCGCAGCTGCTGATCAAGATACTGCGGCGTGAAGCGGTGGAAAAGACCAGCGTCGATCTTGGTTTCAGGCTGGCGATACGCGCCAGTACCTGA